In one Pseudomonas fitomaticsae genomic region, the following are encoded:
- the tam gene encoding trans-aconitate 2-methyltransferase, which yields MTWSAKQYVTFEDERTRPARDLLAAIPTPEARSVVDIGCGPGNSTELLVERFPGAKVQGLDSSPDMIDAARKRLPQLQFEVADIDKWADEGPFDVIFANAVLQWVPDHATLLPALAGKLAQGGSLAIQMPDNLNEPSHRLMREVAANGPWASKLAGAAGQRTEMADASAYFSMLRPHCARVDVWRTTYHHQLAGGASGVVEWFKGSGLIPFLSPLTETERAEYLAQYLAQVAKAYPALADGSVLLPFPRLFIVATR from the coding sequence ATGACCTGGTCCGCCAAGCAATACGTCACTTTCGAAGATGAACGCACCCGCCCGGCCCGCGACCTGCTGGCGGCGATTCCCACTCCCGAAGCACGTTCCGTGGTCGATATCGGGTGTGGTCCCGGCAACTCGACCGAGTTGTTGGTGGAGCGTTTTCCGGGGGCGAAAGTGCAGGGGCTCGACAGTTCGCCGGACATGATCGATGCCGCGCGCAAGCGTCTGCCGCAGTTGCAGTTCGAGGTGGCGGACATCGATAAATGGGCCGATGAAGGGCCGTTCGATGTGATCTTCGCCAACGCGGTTTTGCAGTGGGTGCCGGATCACGCGACGTTGCTGCCGGCGCTGGCGGGCAAGTTGGCGCAGGGCGGCAGTCTGGCGATTCAGATGCCGGACAACCTCAACGAGCCGTCCCATCGGTTGATGCGCGAAGTCGCGGCCAACGGGCCGTGGGCCAGCAAACTGGCGGGCGCGGCGGGGCAGCGGACCGAGATGGCGGATGCCAGTGCTTATTTCTCGATGCTGCGGCCGCATTGCGCGCGGGTCGATGTGTGGCGCACCACCTATCACCATCAGTTGGCGGGCGGGGCTTCAGGCGTTGTCGAGTGGTTCAAGGGCAGCGGTCTGATTCCGTTCCTCAGTCCGCTGACGGAAACCGAGCGAGCGGAGTATCTGGCGCAATATCTCGCGCAGGTTGCCAAGGCTTATCCGGCGTTGGCGGACGGTTCGGTGTTGTTGCCGTTTCCACGGTTGTTCATTGTCGCCACACGTTGA
- a CDS encoding type II toxin-antitoxin system HicA family toxin — MNSRFLIGQLVADGWYLVRVRGSHHHFKHPTKPGLVTVPHPKKDLLKKTAISILQQALL; from the coding sequence GTGAATAGCCGTTTTCTAATTGGCCAGCTCGTCGCAGACGGTTGGTATCTGGTGCGGGTCAGGGGCAGTCATCATCACTTCAAGCATCCGACCAAACCTGGTCTGGTCACAGTGCCTCACCCAAAGAAGGATCTGCTCAAGAAAACGGCCATCAGTATTTTGCAGCAGGCGCTGCTCTGA
- a CDS encoding PaaI family thioesterase: MNDTAIPEGFTPLTRSSPLLDLLGPIYTRGSGLQLEIGLRTDSRHANGRGTLHGGVLATLADVGMGYAMAFSSDPPLPLITASMTLDYLSAVQINEWLEVRVEHSKKGRQLAFATVGLHVGDRMVARASAVFAVPQ; encoded by the coding sequence ATGAACGACACAGCTATTCCCGAGGGCTTCACTCCGCTGACCCGCAGCAGTCCGCTGCTCGACTTGCTTGGCCCGATCTATACCAGAGGCAGTGGCTTGCAACTTGAAATCGGTCTGCGGACAGACTCACGACATGCCAACGGACGAGGCACGTTGCATGGCGGTGTATTGGCGACTTTGGCGGATGTCGGCATGGGGTACGCCATGGCATTTTCCAGCGACCCTCCCCTGCCATTGATCACGGCGAGTATGACCCTGGACTATCTCAGCGCGGTGCAGATCAATGAGTGGCTCGAGGTACGCGTTGAGCACTCCAAAAAAGGACGGCAGCTGGCGTTTGCCACTGTCGGGTTGCATGTCGGTGATCGAATGGTTGCCCGTGCCAGCGCGGTGTTCGCTGTGCCGCAGTAG
- a CDS encoding type I restriction endonuclease → MEFFEKLASLAAKVRLQSAAIQTEEATKNAFVMPFISTVLGYDVFDPTEVTPEFVCDVGTKKGEKIDYAIMKEGEVQILIECKKIGEPLHINHASQLFRYFHVTSARISILTNGQVYKFFTDLDAPNKMDEKPFLELDLLDIDEYSVPELIKLTKSAFDVDSIINAAGELKYVSQIKKVIASQVSKPDDDFVKVFASRVYDGVITQKVRDQFHELTRKAVVQFLNDQINDRLKSAMSGTIQPAMATISTASGGTDPVDPRDESDDKVLTTLEELEGYHIVRAVVRSIVDAKRIVQRDTQSYFGILLDDNNRKPICRLHFNRSQKYIGIFDEEKNETRHPINSVDDIYEYSDQLKKTVGYYD, encoded by the coding sequence ATGGAATTCTTCGAAAAGTTAGCCAGTCTTGCCGCCAAAGTCCGGTTGCAGAGCGCTGCAATCCAGACAGAAGAGGCGACAAAAAACGCGTTTGTCATGCCCTTCATCAGTACTGTTCTGGGTTACGACGTATTCGACCCGACAGAGGTGACGCCGGAGTTCGTTTGCGATGTCGGCACGAAGAAGGGCGAAAAAATCGATTACGCCATCATGAAAGAGGGCGAAGTGCAGATCCTCATCGAGTGCAAGAAAATCGGCGAGCCACTGCACATCAATCACGCCTCGCAACTGTTTCGTTATTTCCACGTTACCAGTGCCCGAATCTCCATCCTCACCAACGGCCAGGTCTACAAGTTCTTCACTGATCTGGATGCGCCGAACAAGATGGATGAGAAACCCTTCCTTGAACTGGACCTTCTGGATATTGATGAATATTCGGTGCCAGAACTCATCAAGCTCACCAAGTCTGCGTTCGACGTTGATTCGATCATCAACGCGGCGGGTGAGTTGAAGTACGTCAGCCAGATCAAAAAAGTTATCGCCTCGCAAGTCAGCAAGCCGGATGACGATTTCGTCAAAGTGTTTGCTTCGAGAGTCTACGACGGGGTCATTACGCAGAAGGTGCGGGATCAGTTTCACGAACTGACGAGAAAAGCGGTCGTTCAATTTCTCAATGACCAGATCAATGACCGCCTCAAGTCGGCCATGAGCGGCACGATCCAGCCGGCGATGGCAACTATTTCGACAGCGTCTGGTGGAACAGATCCGGTAGATCCCCGTGACGAGTCGGACGATAAGGTTTTGACCACTCTGGAGGAACTGGAGGGGTATCACATTGTTCGGGCGGTCGTTCGATCGATTGTCGATGCTAAACGAATCGTTCAACGTGACACCCAGAGCTACTTCGGGATCCTGCTTGATGACAACAACCGAAAACCGATTTGCCGCCTGCACTTCAACCGTTCGCAGAAGTACATCGGCATTTTCGACGAGGAGAAAAACGAAACCCGCCATCCCATTAACTCAGTGGATGATATCTACGAGTATTCAGATCAGTTGAAAAAGACCGTGGGCTATTACGACTAG
- a CDS encoding type II toxin-antitoxin system HicB family antitoxin, which translates to MLYPIAISVGDEGHAWGVEVPDIPGCFSAGDDLDDAMAMAREAIEGHFEILAEDGSPIPPANKVTLHAANPKYAGCTWAVVDIDVTKYLGKAQKLNITLPGYLLNRIDEYVLHHPEEKSRSGFLASAALKVLQQR; encoded by the coding sequence ATGCTTTACCCGATCGCGATTTCAGTGGGTGATGAAGGACATGCCTGGGGAGTGGAGGTGCCGGATATTCCGGGCTGCTTCTCCGCTGGAGATGATCTGGACGATGCGATGGCGATGGCCCGCGAAGCCATTGAAGGCCATTTCGAGATTCTGGCCGAAGACGGCTCGCCCATCCCGCCAGCCAACAAGGTCACGCTGCATGCTGCCAACCCTAAATACGCCGGCTGCACTTGGGCGGTGGTGGATATCGATGTGACCAAATACCTGGGCAAAGCTCAGAAACTCAACATCACATTGCCGGGCTACCTGCTCAATCGAATCGATGAGTACGTGTTGCACCATCCGGAAGAGAAAAGCCGCTCCGGATTCCTGGCCTCGGCGGCGCTCAAGGTTTTGCAGCAACGTTGA
- a CDS encoding type II toxin-antitoxin system HigB family toxin — translation MRIIARATLREFWESNPAHLDSQTPLVEWYRHMEKALYRTPQEIKAELRTASILKGARVVFNIGGNKYRVILAIDYQRQLGFIRFVGTHAQYDQINAETV, via the coding sequence ATGCGGATAATTGCAAGAGCAACCTTGCGGGAATTTTGGGAGAGCAATCCGGCTCATCTTGATTCCCAGACCCCGCTGGTTGAATGGTATCGCCATATGGAAAAGGCACTCTACCGCACGCCACAAGAGATCAAGGCCGAGCTCAGAACAGCCAGCATCCTCAAGGGTGCAAGGGTTGTCTTCAATATCGGTGGCAACAAATATCGAGTGATTCTGGCAATTGATTACCAGCGGCAGCTTGGCTTCATCCGGTTCGTCGGCACCCATGCCCAGTATGACCAGATCAACGCGGAGACCGTGTAA
- a CDS encoding class I SAM-dependent methyltransferase: protein MTQNIYDDPEFFQGYSQMNRSIGGLDAAPEWPALKALLPSLHGLQVVDLGCGYGWFCRWASENGAAEVLGLDVSEKMLERAKETTSAANIRYERADLEHLDLPACTYDLAYSSLALHYINDLPGLFAKLHAALKPGAHFVFSIEHPIFMAPRNPGWLIDSEGNKRWPLDSYQMEGERVTNWLADGVIKQHRTVGTLLNALIDAGFTIQHVNEWGPSDDEVAAQPALAEERERPMMMLVAVQR from the coding sequence ATGACCCAGAACATCTACGACGATCCCGAATTTTTCCAGGGCTACAGCCAGATGAACCGCTCCATCGGCGGCCTCGATGCCGCGCCGGAATGGCCTGCGCTGAAAGCCTTGCTGCCCTCCCTGCACGGTTTGCAGGTGGTGGATCTGGGCTGCGGCTACGGCTGGTTCTGCCGCTGGGCCAGCGAAAACGGCGCTGCCGAAGTGCTGGGGCTGGATGTCTCGGAGAAAATGCTCGAGCGAGCGAAAGAAACCACCTCAGCTGCAAACATCCGCTACGAACGCGCCGACCTGGAACACCTCGACTTGCCTGCGTGCACTTACGATCTGGCCTACAGCTCACTGGCCCTGCATTACATCAACGATCTCCCGGGGCTGTTCGCCAAGCTGCACGCGGCGCTTAAGCCCGGAGCGCATTTTGTGTTTTCCATCGAGCACCCGATCTTCATGGCGCCGCGCAATCCGGGCTGGCTGATCGACAGCGAAGGCAACAAGCGCTGGCCGCTGGACAGTTATCAGATGGAGGGCGAGCGGGTGACCAACTGGCTGGCCGACGGTGTGATCAAGCAGCATCGTACGGTCGGGACATTGCTCAACGCGTTGATCGACGCAGGTTTCACGATTCAACACGTCAACGAATGGGGCCCGAGCGATGACGAAGTGGCCGCGCAACCGGCCCTCGCAGAAGAGCGTGAGCGGCCGATGATGATGCTGGTCGCGGTACAGCGCTGA
- a CDS encoding helix-turn-helix domain-containing protein: protein MNIKPIRSPEDLTAALTRVEQLWGAEVGSTEGDELEILVLLIEKYEEEHYPIPPSDPIEAIKFRMEQQGLTPRDLEPFIGTSGRVSEVLNRKRKLSLSMIKRLHDGLRIPYESLLSGVS from the coding sequence ATGAACATCAAGCCAATTCGCAGTCCGGAAGACCTGACTGCGGCGTTGACACGAGTGGAACAGCTCTGGGGAGCTGAAGTCGGCTCGACTGAAGGTGATGAACTGGAAATCCTCGTGCTACTCATCGAGAAGTACGAAGAAGAACATTACCCAATACCGCCGTCTGATCCGATTGAGGCGATTAAATTTCGCATGGAACAGCAAGGCCTGACTCCTCGTGACCTGGAGCCTTTCATTGGCACCAGCGGACGCGTGTCAGAAGTACTGAACCGCAAACGAAAATTAAGCCTGTCGATGATTAAACGTCTGCACGATGGATTGCGAATCCCTTATGAAAGTTTGCTTTCGGGCGTTTCTTGA
- a CDS encoding DUF6124 family protein, producing the protein MFKPTPNPPEVETDPTSPYSSIGSRKLNDAANRALDHYLCPGAHVMGTTNQPDPMYFANPAYDTESLLANASESLGSASEMLNNFAATLDPAHRRTAIGIAQLVMLGELAVNQALDHVEVKD; encoded by the coding sequence ATGTTCAAGCCAACACCTAATCCCCCAGAAGTCGAAACCGACCCGACGTCCCCCTACAGCTCAATCGGCTCCAGAAAACTCAACGACGCTGCCAACCGCGCCCTCGATCACTACCTCTGCCCCGGCGCCCATGTCATGGGCACGACCAACCAGCCCGACCCGATGTACTTCGCCAACCCGGCCTACGACACCGAATCCCTGCTCGCCAACGCCAGCGAGTCCCTGGGCTCGGCCTCCGAGATGCTCAACAACTTCGCCGCCACCCTCGACCCCGCCCACCGCAGAACCGCGATAGGCATTGCGCAGTTGGTGATGCTGGGGGAATTGGCGGTGAATCAGGCGCTGGATCATGTTGAGGTGAAGGACTGA
- a CDS encoding alpha/beta fold hydrolase, with protein MRPEIAVLDIQGQYRVYTEFYRADAAEKTIILVNGSMATTASFAQTVKNLHPQFNVVCYDQPYAGKSKVHNRHEKHLTKEVEGLILLELIDHFAAEHVLSFSWGGAATLVALARQPRRIEKAVISSFSPVINAHMLDYLERGVECLGQRDGDRVGHLVNDTIGKHLPSLFKRFNYRHVSSLAEHEYGQMHFHINDVLHSDRQCYLNAAKKINVPVLFMNGEWDEYTAAEDARLFGNHVAQSTFTTLQATGHFLDMEHKSACRDSQNALLGFLKPAQQASRTRYQFVQDHHALAI; from the coding sequence ATGAGGCCAGAAATCGCTGTGCTGGATATACAGGGTCAGTATCGGGTTTACACGGAGTTCTATCGCGCAGACGCCGCAGAAAAGACCATCATCCTGGTCAACGGCTCGATGGCCACGACTGCGTCGTTTGCACAAACCGTGAAAAATCTGCACCCGCAATTCAACGTGGTCTGCTACGACCAGCCCTACGCGGGCAAGTCGAAAGTCCACAACCGCCACGAGAAACATCTGACGAAAGAAGTTGAAGGTCTGATCCTGCTGGAGCTGATCGACCACTTCGCCGCCGAGCACGTTCTGTCGTTCTCCTGGGGTGGCGCCGCAACCCTGGTTGCCCTCGCCCGTCAGCCTCGGCGGATCGAAAAAGCCGTGATCAGCTCGTTCTCACCGGTGATCAACGCGCACATGCTCGATTACCTCGAACGCGGCGTCGAATGCCTCGGCCAACGCGACGGCGATCGGGTCGGGCACCTCGTCAACGACACCATCGGCAAACACTTGCCGTCGCTGTTCAAGCGCTTCAACTATCGCCACGTCAGCAGCCTGGCCGAGCACGAATACGGGCAGATGCATTTTCACATCAACGACGTGCTGCACAGCGACCGTCAGTGCTATCTGAACGCGGCGAAGAAAATCAATGTGCCGGTGCTGTTCATGAACGGCGAATGGGACGAATACACCGCCGCCGAAGATGCGCGCCTGTTCGGCAACCACGTCGCGCAGAGCACCTTCACTACCCTGCAGGCCACCGGGCACTTCCTCGACATGGAACACAAATCCGCCTGCCGGGACAGCCAGAACGCCCTGCTCGGTTTCCTGAAACCGGCGCAACAGGCCAGCCGAACGCGTTACCAGTTTGTCCAGGATCACCATGCATTGGCCATTTGA